A stretch of DNA from Acidobacteriota bacterium:
ACCAGCTTGCGATCCAGGTGGATCTCCATGTTGCCGGTGCCCTTGAACTCCTCGAAGATCACGTCGTCCATGCGCGAGCCGGTGTCGATGAGCGCGGTGGACATGATCGTGATCGAGCCACCCTCTTCGATGTTGCGCGCCGCGCCGAAGAACCGCTTCGGCTTCTGGAGCGCGTTCGAGTCGAGACCGCCCGAGAGGACCTTGCCGGACGGCGGGGCGACGGTGTTGTACGCGCGCGCGAGCCGGGTGATCGAGTCGAGCAGGATGACGACGTCCTTCTTGTGCTCGACGAGGCGCTTGGCTTTCTCGATCACCATCTCGGCCACCTGCACGTGGCGCTGCGCGGGCTCGTCGAACGTGGACGAGATCACTTCCCCGCGCACCGACCGCTGCATGTCGGTGACCTCCTCCGGCCGCTCGTCGATGAGCAGCACGATGAGGTAGACCTCCGGGTGATTGGTCGTGATCGACTGCGCGATGTTCTGCAGCAGCATCGTCTTGCCGGTGCGCGGCGGCGCGACGATGAGGCCGCGCTGGCCCTTGCCGATCGGCGTCATCAGGTCCATCACGCGCGCCGACAGGTTCTCGGGCGTCGTCTCGAGACGGAGCCGCTCCTGCGGGTAGAGCGGCGTGAGGTTCTCGAAGAAGAGCTTGTTGCGCGCCTGATCGGGCGACTCGAAGTTGACCGCCTCGACCTTGATGAGCGCGAAGTAGCGCTCGCCGTCCTTGGGCGGCCGCACCTGGCCGGAGACGGTGTCGCCCGTCTGCAGGTCGAACTTGCGAATCTGTGACGGCGAGACGTAGATGTCGTCGGGCCCCGGCAGGTAGTTGTAGTCGGGCGCGCGCAGGAAGCCGAACCCGTCGGGCAGCACCTCGAGCACGCCCTCCGAGAACATGAACCCGCTCAGCTCGGTCTGGGCCTTGAGGATCTGGAAGATCAGATCCTGCTTGCGCATGCCCGTCGCGCCTGCGACGTTCAAGTCCTTGGCGACCTGCGTGAGCTTCTGGATGCTCATGTCTTTCAGGTCGTTGATGTTGAGCGTGGCCTTCTGCGGGCGCCCCCCCTCCTGTTGCGGTTGGGGCTGCGAGGCGGGCGCCGCGCTGGCGGTCTCGCCAGCGTCTGAGGCAGTGCCGGTGTCCTGCGGGATTTCAGCGACGGTCGCGTCGACGACAGGCTGACGCCCTGACGAGCGTTTCTGATGAGTGGCCATAGCGGTTGGAACGGAACAAGTTGAGTTGGTGTCGGGAGACGGAACTGAGATACGCGCATCCGGAGAGGAACGCGCCAGTGGTCGACCCGGAGTATACCACGCGGTCGAGGGGCGTCAACGCCCGCCCTCAGTACGCGTCGGGAACCTGTCCGATGCCCAGAATGGAACAGGCCACGATCGGCTCGAGGCCGAGCTGCCTGGCCCGGGCGACGAGGTCCGGGCTCTCCGCGCCGGGGTTCAACCACACGACGCGGATGCCCTTCGCCGCGAGTTGTTCGAGCACGGCGCCGCCCGCCTGGGGCGGCACGTACATGGTGGCTTCGTCGATCGGGCCGGGGTACTCGAGCACGCTCGCATACGCGCGCTCGCCTTCGATCGACGACGCGTGCGGGTTGATCGGCACGACGGTGTAGCCACGGTCGCGAAACGCCCGCACGGCCTTGTTGCCGAACTTCAACCGGTCGTTCGACGCGCCGATGACGGCAATCGTAGGCATGCGCCAGTGTACCGCGCCCGGCGTCGGGCACGGAGTCGTAACGCGCCGTGCAGAACTGAGATCCCGACCTCGGTGCCGGCGCCAGCACGCGTGTCGAACCATCTCGTTCTGGTGAGTCGCCGGCAACCCGCACGGGCACGTCGCTTGCACGTTGCCGCAGCCATGACACGCGCCTGCCGGGCAGCGAGCGGCGACGACGGATTCAGCGCCACGGAAGTGCTGGTCGTCGCGGCCATGGCGATCACGCTCACGGTGTGGACGACCGCGGTGTTCGGATCGACCGCGGCGACCGTGCAGGGCGATGCCGACATGCAGGTCGTCCACGGACAGGTGAAGTTCGCGAGGGAGACGGCGATCAACCAGCGACGGCTCGTCGAGGTCCGCTTCACGAGCCCGAACCTGATCGAGGTGATCCGCCACAACCTTCCCAACGGGACGACGGTGATCTCGTCGGCGTACCTCGAACATCACGCGCAGTTCACGGTGTTCGACGGCGTGCCCGACAGCCCGGACGGATTCGGGCGCACCACGCCGATCGACTTCGGCGGCTCGGCTGCCGTGATGTTCACGGCCGAAGGCACCTTCGTCGACGAAGACGGCCAGCCCGTCAACGGCACGGTGTTCCTCGGGCAGCCGTCGAGGCCGTTGACCGCCCGCGCCGTGACGGTCTTCGGGCCGACCGCGATGATCCGAACCTACCGCTGGAACGGCGCGGCCTGGAGCCGGTAGATGACGCGACGAGCGCGCCCCGGCGCTGACGCCGGCTTCACGCTGATCGAAGTGCTCGTCGCCATGGTGCTGACGAGCATCGGCGTGCTCGCGCTCATGGCCGCCACCACCTTGATGGCTCGCAAGATCACGGGCTCGCAGGAGCAGTTCATCGCCAGTCAGCGGGCGTCCGAAGCGATCGAGAGCGTGTTCAAAGCCCGGGACAACCGCGTGCTCACGTGGGCGCAGATCCGCAACCGCGTCGGCGAGTCCGGCGCCGATGGCGGCATCTTCTTCGACGGCCCGCGCGACGTGCGCGATCCCGGCGCCGACGGCCTCGTCAACACCACCGATGACGGCGACCTGGCGACCGTGGTGAAGCCCGGCCCCGATGCCCTGCTCGGCACGGCCGACGACATCACGACGCCACTGTTCGGGTTCACCCGCGAGATCGAGATCCGCAACCTCGGGCCGTCGCTCCGGCGCGTCCGCGTCATCGTCCGCTATCGCACGGCCGCAGGCCCGGGCCAGTACGTCCTGACGACCTTCCTGTCTTCCTATGCCTGAGCGCGACGCTGGATTCACCGTCCCGGAAGTGCTGATCGCGTCGCTGCTGAGCATGTTGGTGCTCGGCGCCTCGCTGGCCTCGTTCAACAACGCGATGACCCTGGCCGACACCTCCCGGATCGTGTCGGAGACCAACCAGGGCCTGCAGGCCGCCATCAGCGTGATGACCCGCGACTTCATCCAGACCGGCCAGGGCATCCCCCGCGGCGGGGTGCCGATCCCGAGCGGCGGCACGGCCGTGCCGATCGTGCGGCCGGCGCCAGCCGGGCCGGCGCAGGCGTTTCCCAGCACGTGGGTGACGATGCCGGCGCTGGCGCCGGGAGGCGGGTTGGGCCCCAGCGTCCTCGGCGTCACGACCGATGCCGTGACGCTCTTCTACGCCGACCCGACCCTGGCGTTGAACGAATGGCCGCTCGCAGGGATCGCGGCCGACGGCAGCACCATGACGGTGGACGCGCGCACGCCCATCACGGGCGTGGACGGCATCCAGCCCGGCGACATCATCCTCTTCAGCAACGCGCTCGGCAACGCGATGCAGATGGTCACGGCCACGAACGGGACGCAGACCGTGACGTTCGCGGCCGCCGACGCGCTCGGCCTCAACCAGCGGGCTGCGCCGCAGGGCACGCTGATGCAGCTCCAGAGCGCGCCCGGCACGTTCCCGCCCACGACCGCGACACGTCTGCTGATGATCACGTACTACATCGACGCCACGACGGACCCCGCGCTGCCCAGACTGACGCGGCAGGTGAACGCCGGGCCGCGGCGAGCGATCGCCCTCGGCGCCGAGAACCTGCAGCTCACCTACGACCTGGTGGATGGCACGACCAATCCGAGCAACGTCGAGAGCCCGGCCGCGCCGAACAGCGCCAACCAGATTCGCAAGGTCAACCTGTTCCTCGCCGGCCGCTCGCTGGACATCAGCGTGCCGACGCGCCAGTTCATCCGCAACTCGATGGCGGTCGGCATCGGCCTGCGGAGCCTGTCGTTCGTCGATCGCTATCGCTAGCCCGTGTCGACCCTGACGGAGATGCATGACGATGCCCCGGAACGATGATCGCGGCAGTGCGCTGGTGAGCACGATGATCGTGCTCGTGCTGCTCGCCGGCCTCACCGCCGGCATGACGGCCATCGTCGTCTCGGACACACGCGTGCGCGCGCTGGACAGCACGCGGACGCAGGCGTTCTACGCCTCGCACGCGGGGCTCGAGCAGCTCACGGCCGATCTCGGCGACCTGTTCAGCGGGAACTTCGCGCCGACGGCGGCCCAGATCAACGCGTTGACGCTGAACCCGCCAGATCTCGGCGTCGCCTGGCAGGAGCCCGGCGGGGGCAACGGCTACCGGATCACCTTCCCGGCCGGTGCCGGCGGCAATCCGGCCGCGGCCACGATGACGGTCATGTCCGGCCCGTTCCAGGGATTGATCGGCTTGGCGACGCCGTACCGGCTCAGCTCCACCGCGCGGCTGCCGGACCGGTCGGAAGCGACGCTGACGCGCACGCTGCAGACGGTGGCGATCCCGGTGTTCCAGTTCGGCATCTTCTCGGAGAACGACCTCAGCTTCTTCGCCGGCCCGAACTTCAACTTCGGTGGCCGCGTCCATACGAACGCGAACCTGTTCGTGGCCGAAGGCAACGGCAACACGCTGACGCTCGCCGACCGCGTCACCGCCGTCGGCGAGATCGTCCGGACGCACCTGTCGAACGGCTGGGCCACGAGCGTCAACTACACGGGCAACGTCAGCGTCATCCGGGCGCCCGGCGTCTTCCGGAACCTGGCCGCGAACGAAGGCAGCCTGGTCGGCACGATCGGCACCGCGCGCAACGAGCCGACCTGGACGAACCTGTCGACCGGCACCTACAACCACAACATCGCGACGGGCAACACGGGCGCCAAGCGTCTCGACCTGCCGGTCGTCAACTTCGGCGCGCAGCCGATCGATCTGATCCGGCGGCCGCTGCCGGGCGAGAACGTGGACGCGCCGCTCGTGTTGCAGGAGCGGTTCTTCTCGCTCGCGAGCCTCCGCATTCTCTTGAGCGACGCGGCCGCCGACATCAACGGGCTGCCTGGCGTCAGCGCACAGCCGCCGCTGGCGCTCGGCATCGCGGAGCCCGGCGGTTACGTCGGCGTCCCGTTCGCCGAATCGCCGGGGCCGGGCGGCGGCGGCAACCAGACCGGCGTGCGGACCCCGGCCAACACGCCGGTCCTCGGCGGCTTCCTGAAGATCGAACGGCAGGGCCCGGCTGGCGTCTGGACCGACGTCACGCTCGAGATCCTGAATCTCGGGATCGCGGGACGGCAATGGGTGGACACGGCCGGCGCCCCTGCCGGCTGCGCCGAGATCAGCCCGACCGCCGTGATTCGGCTCCAGCGCATGCGCGATCTCAACGCCTGCGCGACGGCGGCACAGCAGAACAGCGCCTTCAACTACAGCCCCAACATCCTCTACGACGCGCGCGAAGCGATGCAGCGCGATGGCCTCACGGCGGCTGATCCGGTGCGGTTCGGCGGCATCATCGCCTACGTCGAGATCGATGCGCGGAACCTGTCGCGCTGGTTCCAGGGCGCCATCGGCACGACCGGCAACCAGGCGCTCAACGTGAACGGCTACACGGTGTACTTCTCGGACCGGCGCGGCAACCGCAATGCCGCGAACGCCGAAACGGGCGAGTACGGCTTCGAGGATCTCGTCAATCCTGCGTCCGGGACCGGCGCGATCAACAACGTGCTCGACACCGGCGAGGACTTCAATGGCAACGGACAGCTCGAGAGCTACGGCGCGACGCCCCGCGCGCCCGCGGCTGTGCCGGGCGGCGCGCCGATGCCGTGGGGCAATCTCTCGTGGCCGCTCGCGGCCGCGGCGCGGCCCTGGACGTCGGTCGATCCCGGCGGCGCCGTCGGGCAGGCCGAGGAGGCGCTCATCGCGCGGCGCAATCCACCGATCTTCTTCAGACGCGCGCTGAAGCTGACCAACGGCCGGCTGGGCAACCTGGTCGCCCCAGGGCTCACGATCGCCTCCGAGAACCCGGTCTACGTACAGGGCGACTGGAACGCCAACGGCGCCTTCGGCAATCCGCACGTGGCCACGGCGGTGATCGCCGATGCCGTCACGCTGCTCTCCAATGCCTGGAACGACCGCACGTCGGTCACCAACGCGCACAGCATGACGAACCGCGACGCGGTGACCACGTGGTATCGGCTGGCGGTGATCGCCGGCAAGGGCATCTCCTTCCCGCAACCGGCCGGCACCGTGCAGGACTTCGGCACCGACGGCGGCGCTCACAACTTCCTGCGGTACCTGGAAGACTGGTCGGATCAGACCTTGAACTTCCGGGGGTCGATCGTGAGCCTGTACACGAGCCGGCAGGGGAACGGTACCTACAAGTGCTGCGTCACCGTGTACTCGCCGCCGACACGCGGCTACAACTTCGACACGGATTTCCTGACGCCGGCGCTCCTGCCGCCGCGGACGCCGATGTTCCGCGACGTCAACACGACGGGGTTCGCTCAGATCATCCGGCCGTGACCCGGCCGTCGGGCGCGGGCGGGCCGTCGTCCGGGAAGATCTTGCCGGGATTGAGGATGCCGCGCGGATCGAACGCCTGCTTGACGCGCTGCATCAGCGCGATCGTCTCCGGCGTCAGCGCGAGCGGAAGGTACGGCGCCTTGGTGAACCCGATCCCATGTTCCCCGCTGATGGCGCCCTCGAGCGCGACGACTCGTCTGAACAGCTCGCCTTCCGCCTCGCGCGCGCGGCCGAGCGCCCCGGGGTCGCCGGCCGGCACCATGATGTTGACGTGGATGTTCCCGTCGCCGACGTGCCCGAAACACGGGATACGCAGGCGGAACCGGCGGGCCAGCGCGTCCACCGCCTCCAGGAGCTCGGGCACGCGCGCCTTGGGCACGACGATGTCGTTGTTCAGCTTGGTCGGCGCGATCGTCTTCAGCGCGGGCGAGATCTCGCGGCGCACGCGCCACAGCTCCTGACGCTCATCGTCGGTCGCGGCGCGCTGCAGGTCCAGGGCGCCTGCCGCGACGCAGGCGTGCGCCACGCGATCCGCTTCGGCCGCAACCTGCTCGGCGAGCCCGTCTACTTCGATCAGCAGCAGCGCGCCGGCGCCGGCCGGCGCCAGCCGCGCGCCCGTCGCCGCCGCCACCGCGTCGAGCGACTCGCGATCGATCAGCTCCAACGTCGCGGGCACGACGCGCGCGGCGATCATCCCCATGACGGCATCGACCGCCGCCCGCACGCTCTCGAACACGACGCGCAGCGTCACCGCCACCGGCGGCTTCGGCACGAGCCGGAGGATCACCTTCGTGACGATGGCCAGCGTGCCCTCGGAACCGACGAGCAGTTGCGTGAGATCGTAGCCGACGACGTTCTTCACCACCTTGCCGCCGGTCTGCACGATCTCGCCCGTGGGCAGGACGGCTTCGAGACCGAGCACGTACTGTCTCGTCACGCCGTACTTGAACGCCCGAGGCCCGCCGGCGCACTCGGCGACGTTGCCGCCGATTGCGGAGCGGCCGAGGCTCGCCGGATCCGGCGGGTAGAACAACCCCACCTGTTCGACGGCCTGCTGCAAATCGCCGGTGATGACGTTCGGCTCGACGACGGCGAGCAGATTCGGCGCGTCGATCTCGAGGATCCGGTTCAACCGTTCCAGGCTGAGGACCACCCCGCCGTGGACCGGCACGGCACCGCCGGTGAACCCGGTGCCGCCGCCGCGCGGGACGAGCGGCGTCCACGTGTCGTGGCACAGACGCGCGATCGCGGCGATCTCGACGGCGGTCCCTGGCGCCACGACGACATCGGGCAGCGCGCCGCGCTGCAACGCATCCGTGCCGTAGAGCTCGCGGGTGCGGAGATCCGTGTGGACGTGAGCCGGGCCGACGATGGCGACGAGACGTTCCACGATGTCCGCGCGGCCGGCGGCGCCGCGCTCGTGAACGGCCCCATCCGACGCGAACGTCACGTCGTCACCGAATACGGCAGTCCTCGGCGCGCCGCGAGCGCGCGGGCCACGGCCGGCGGCACCAGGCCGTCGACGCTGCCACCCATCATGGCGACGTCCTTGATGAGCCGCGAGCTGATGAACGACACGCCAGGCAGCGGCACGAGGAACACCGTTTCACAGTCTGCGTTGAGATGGCGGTTCATCATCGCCATCTGCGATTCGTCGGCGAGCTCCGAGGACGTGCGCAGCCCGCGCACGACCGCCACGGCACCGACGTGCCGCACGTACTGCGCGAGCAGGCCGTCGAACGCCTCGACGCGAACGTTCGAGACGTCGGATCGGGCCGCCAGCACTTCTCGGGTCAGCGCGACACGCGCATCGGCCGTGAACCACGGCGTCTTCGCGGTGTTCGCCAGCACCGCCACGACGATCTCGTCGAAGAGCCTGGCCGCGCGCGCGATCATGTCCACGTGGCCGTTGGTCAGCGGATCGAACGACCCCGGGCAGACGGCGAGACGGTGAACGCGGGTCATCGGGGGACCGAGACCTCCATCGTATCAGCCGAGCCGCCGAGCGCGTACAGCGTGAGCGCGCTGTCGCCGGCCTCGAGCGTCCGTTGCCTGATGAGCGACGCGGCGGCCGCTGGGGCGCCACGGCGACGGCTGTGTTCGAGCACGACGACGCCCTCCGGGGCGAGGAGCCGCCCGGCGTCGGCCAGCCCGCCGTCCAGGTCGGCGAAATCGTAGGGCGGATCGAGGAAGATGACGTCGAACGGTCCGAGGACGGCGGCGCCGCGTGTGGCGGCGCGGTGCAGCGTGTCCTGAATCACGCGCGAGCCCTGCGCCGCCCCGCACGCGTCGATGTTCGCGCAGAGCGCCGCCGCCGCGCGCCGGTCGGCCTCGACGAACGTCACGTGCGACGCGCCGCGGCTGATCGCTTCGAGCCCCACGGCGCCCGTCCCGGCGAAGGCATCGAGCACGCGCGCGCCGTCCATGCGATCGCGCAGCACGTTGAAGAGCGTCTCCCGCAGCCGGTCGCTCGTCGGACGCACGCCGGGGCCAACCGGCGCGCGCAGCCGCCGTCCCTTCAGCCGGCCGGCGATGATGCGCATCTCATCCAATCTCGACGAGCCCGAACCGCACGGCCCAGTTCGCGGAGACGTCGGCGACCACGCCGTCGCTGCCGTGCTCGTCGAGCCAGGCGGCCGCCTCGCGGCGCGCATCCTCCATGACGCGATGGTCGCGGACGAGGTCGCCCACGCGAAGCGTTGGCAGCCCGGACTGCCGCGTCCCGAAGAAGTCGCCAGGGCCGCGCAACGCCAGGTCGCGCTCGGCGATGTCGAAGCCGTCGCCGGTCTCGACGAGCGCGTCGAGACGCGCACGGCTCGCCGGCCCGAGCGGGTGCTGATAGAGCAGGACGCAGGTGGACGCGTGGGCCCCGCGTCCGACGCGGCCCCGAAGCTGGTGGAGCTGCGACAGCCCGAAGCGCTCCGCGTGCTCGATCACCATCATGGTCGCGTTCGGCACGTCCACGCCGACCTCGACGACGGTGGTGGCGACGAGCACGTGCACGTCGCCGCGGGCGAACGCGCTCATCACGCGATCCTTCTCGTCCTGCTTCAGGCGGCCGTGCAACAACGCGACGGTTGCGTCGGGAAACACCTCGAGCTGCAGATGGTCGGCCATCGCCGTGGCGGCGCGCAGGTCGACTTTCTCCGATTCCTCCACGAGCGGATAGATCACGTAGACCTGGCGACCTGCGGCGATCTCCTGCCGCGCCAGGCCGTAGACCTCGTCGCGGCGCGATTCCGGCCGCGCGATCGTTCTCACGGGCTGCCGGCCGG
This window harbors:
- the rho gene encoding transcription termination factor Rho, which codes for MATHQKRSSGRQPVVDATVAEIPQDTGTASDAGETASAAPASQPQPQQEGGRPQKATLNINDLKDMSIQKLTQVAKDLNVAGATGMRKQDLIFQILKAQTELSGFMFSEGVLEVLPDGFGFLRAPDYNYLPGPDDIYVSPSQIRKFDLQTGDTVSGQVRPPKDGERYFALIKVEAVNFESPDQARNKLFFENLTPLYPQERLRLETTPENLSARVMDLMTPIGKGQRGLIVAPPRTGKTMLLQNIAQSITTNHPEVYLIVLLIDERPEEVTDMQRSVRGEVISSTFDEPAQRHVQVAEMVIEKAKRLVEHKKDVVILLDSITRLARAYNTVAPPSGKVLSGGLDSNALQKPKRFFGAARNIEEGGSITIMSTALIDTGSRMDDVIFEEFKGTGNMEIHLDRKLV
- a CDS encoding CoA-binding protein gives rise to the protein MPTIAVIGASNDRLKFGNKAVRAFRDRGYTVVPINPHASSIEGERAYASVLEYPGPIDEATMYVPPQAGGAVLEQLAAKGIRVVWLNPGAESPDLVARARQLGLEPIVACSILGIGQVPDAY
- a CDS encoding prepilin-type N-terminal cleavage/methylation domain-containing protein, translated to MTRRARPGADAGFTLIEVLVAMVLTSIGVLALMAATTLMARKITGSQEQFIASQRASEAIESVFKARDNRVLTWAQIRNRVGESGADGGIFFDGPRDVRDPGADGLVNTTDDGDLATVVKPGPDALLGTADDITTPLFGFTREIEIRNLGPSLRRVRVIVRYRTAAGPGQYVLTTFLSSYA
- a CDS encoding pilus assembly PilX N-terminal domain-containing protein, whose product is MTMPRNDDRGSALVSTMIVLVLLAGLTAGMTAIVVSDTRVRALDSTRTQAFYASHAGLEQLTADLGDLFSGNFAPTAAQINALTLNPPDLGVAWQEPGGGNGYRITFPAGAGGNPAAATMTVMSGPFQGLIGLATPYRLSSTARLPDRSEATLTRTLQTVAIPVFQFGIFSENDLSFFAGPNFNFGGRVHTNANLFVAEGNGNTLTLADRVTAVGEIVRTHLSNGWATSVNYTGNVSVIRAPGVFRNLAANEGSLVGTIGTARNEPTWTNLSTGTYNHNIATGNTGAKRLDLPVVNFGAQPIDLIRRPLPGENVDAPLVLQERFFSLASLRILLSDAAADINGLPGVSAQPPLALGIAEPGGYVGVPFAESPGPGGGGNQTGVRTPANTPVLGGFLKIERQGPAGVWTDVTLEILNLGIAGRQWVDTAGAPAGCAEISPTAVIRLQRMRDLNACATAAQQNSAFNYSPNILYDAREAMQRDGLTAADPVRFGGIIAYVEIDARNLSRWFQGAIGTTGNQALNVNGYTVYFSDRRGNRNAANAETGEYGFEDLVNPASGTGAINNVLDTGEDFNGNGQLESYGATPRAPAAVPGGAPMPWGNLSWPLAAAARPWTSVDPGGAVGQAEEALIARRNPPIFFRRALKLTNGRLGNLVAPGLTIASENPVYVQGDWNANGAFGNPHVATAVIADAVTLLSNAWNDRTSVTNAHSMTNRDAVTTWYRLAVIAGKGISFPQPAGTVQDFGTDGGAHNFLRYLEDWSDQTLNFRGSIVSLYTSRQGNGTYKCCVTVYSPPTRGYNFDTDFLTPALLPPRTPMFRDVNTTGFAQIIRP
- a CDS encoding FAD-binding protein, whose amino-acid sequence is MVERLVAIVGPAHVHTDLRTRELYGTDALQRGALPDVVVAPGTAVEIAAIARLCHDTWTPLVPRGGGTGFTGGAVPVHGGVVLSLERLNRILEIDAPNLLAVVEPNVITGDLQQAVEQVGLFYPPDPASLGRSAIGGNVAECAGGPRAFKYGVTRQYVLGLEAVLPTGEIVQTGGKVVKNVVGYDLTQLLVGSEGTLAIVTKVILRLVPKPPVAVTLRVVFESVRAAVDAVMGMIAARVVPATLELIDRESLDAVAAATGARLAPAGAGALLLIEVDGLAEQVAAEADRVAHACVAAGALDLQRAATDDERQELWRVRREISPALKTIAPTKLNNDIVVPKARVPELLEAVDALARRFRLRIPCFGHVGDGNIHVNIMVPAGDPGALGRAREAEGELFRRVVALEGAISGEHGIGFTKAPYLPLALTPETIALMQRVKQAFDPRGILNPGKIFPDDGPPAPDGRVTAG
- the coaD gene encoding pantetheine-phosphate adenylyltransferase — its product is MTRVHRLAVCPGSFDPLTNGHVDMIARAARLFDEIVVAVLANTAKTPWFTADARVALTREVLAARSDVSNVRVEAFDGLLAQYVRHVGAVAVVRGLRTSSELADESQMAMMNRHLNADCETVFLVPLPGVSFISSRLIKDVAMMGGSVDGLVPPAVARALAARRGLPYSVTT
- the rsmD gene encoding 16S rRNA (guanine(966)-N(2))-methyltransferase RsmD, which codes for MRIIAGRLKGRRLRAPVGPGVRPTSDRLRETLFNVLRDRMDGARVLDAFAGTGAVGLEAISRGASHVTFVEADRRAAAALCANIDACGAAQGSRVIQDTLHRAATRGAAVLGPFDVIFLDPPYDFADLDGGLADAGRLLAPEGVVVLEHSRRRGAPAAAASLIRQRTLEAGDSALTLYALGGSADTMEVSVPR